One window of the Zea mays cultivar B73 chromosome 3, Zm-B73-REFERENCE-NAM-5.0, whole genome shotgun sequence genome contains the following:
- the LOC100383994 gene encoding uncharacterized protein LOC100383994 precursor, with the protein MRVGHAEYSRNTIHHQSSTMPLARSCLHLLLLFSSIAAAASAATERIPNSTTWPSSCPSYRCGHAVDIRYPFWIDDASNASSSSSSSSSSDCGYPSLRLECRRETPVLPLPSGDYAVTRVMYGDRTVSLFDLGVFSLSNTCPLVGRNLSLPAGSPLSLTPRDANLTFFVHCSFAGVPARHLVACLEGDGRHHSYVFCDGDELAPYAYAGLCQSVIAMPVLRRSLLGTGSTTRSPLDAIVPALNMGFELSWRPEADGECGQCESAGGLCGRRRLAGQHGAWTFACFRAAAAANPALISPKTPVREPKHLLPVLAHGHAPAALRLQGVPGHLRGAEGVPEELVLGVPGPGHLVREQLVRRHQRQPSGGRRLLLRPQPHRQRLLRPERRAVQDQRQEPGAVLPQRLPGPGPGTAAVPSFFLGANEL; encoded by the exons ATGCGGGTTGGACATGCAGAATACTCGCGGAATACGATACACCACCAATCGTCGACAATGCCTCTAGCACGATCTTGTCTGCACCTGCTGCTCCTCTTCTCCAGCATCGCAGCGGCGGCCTCTGCGGCGACAGAGCGGATCCCGAACTCCACCACGTGGCCGTCGTCGTGCCCGTCGTACCGGTGCGGCCACGCCGTGGACATCCGGTACCCGTTCTGGATCGACGACGCCAGCAAcgcctcgtcgtcgtcgtcgtcgtcgtcgtcctcggacTGCGGGTACCCGAGCCTGCGGCTGGAGTGCCGGCGCGAGACGCCGGTGCTGCCGCTCCCGTCGGGGGACTACGCCGTGACGCGCGTCATGTACGGCGACCGCACCGTGTCGCTCTTCGACCTCGGCGTGTTCTCGCTGTCCAACACCTGCCCGCTGGTGGGCCGCAACCTGTCCCTCCCCGCGGGGTCGCCGCTGTCGCTCACGCCCCGGGACGCCAACCTCACCTTCTTCGTCCACTGCTCCTTCGCGGGCGTCCCCGCGCGCCACCTCGTGGCGTGCCTCGAGGGCGACGGCAGGCACCACTCGTACGTGTTCTGCGACGGCGACGAGCTCGCGCCCTACGCCTACGCGGGGCTGTGCCAGAGCGTCATCGCCATGCCCGTGCTGCGGAGGTCCCTGCTCGGCACCGGGAGCACCACCAGGAGCCCGCTGGACGCCATCGTGCCCGCGCTCAACATGGGGTTCGAGCTGAGCTGGAGGCCCGAGGCGGACGGGGAGTGCGGACAGTGCGAGAGTGCCGGCGGCCTGTGCGGGCGCCGTCGGCTGGCGGGGCAGCACGGGGCCTGGACCTTCGCGTGCTTCCGCGCTGCGGCGGCGGCGAACCCAGCGTTGATTTCTCCTAAAACTCCAG TGCGGGAACCTAAGCATCTACTACCCGTTCTGGCTCACGGGCACGCACCAGCGGCACTGCGGCTACAAGGCGTTCCAGGTCACCTGCGAGGAGCGGAAGGTGTACCTGAAGAACTCGTACTGGGCGTACCAGGTCCTGGACATCTCGTACGAGAACAGCTCGTTCGTCGTCACCAACGTCAACCTTCCGGAGGACGGCGGCTCCTTCTGCGACCTCAGCCTCATCGGCAACGCCTCCTCCGACCTGAGCGCCGCGCCGTTCAAGATCAGCGGCAGGAACCGGGAGCTGTTCTTCCTCAGCGATTGCCAGGGCCAGGGCCAGGCACGGCAGCCGTCCCCTCCTTCTTCTTGGGCGCAAATGAATTGTAG